The genome window GTAATCGCGCGGTCTCCAGCCCCAGCGGCAGCGCGGATCTCCTGGCGGCTCTGGGCGCCGAGCTGACCCTGACCCCGCAGCATGCGGCCCGGGCGTTGCAGGAAATCGGATTCGCCTTCCTGTTTGCTCCCGCCTTTCACCCGGCGATGAAGCACGCCATCGGCCCCCGTCGGGAGATCGGCGTCCGAACCATCTTCAACATCCTGGGGCCGCTGTGCAATCCGGCGGAGGTGCCTTACCAGGTGATGGGCGTGTTCGATCCTCACCTGCTGGAGCCCCTGGCGGAGGTGCTGGGCGCCCTGGGGAGCCGGCATGCCTTGGTGATCTGCGGCGTGGGCAACGTCGATGAGGTGACGCCCTCCGGCCCCACCCGGGTGGCAGAATATGCCAACGGGCAGGTCCGCACCTGGATCTTCGATCCCGCGGATTATGGGATCCCTCGAGCGCCTCTGGAGGCCCTCCGCGGGGCCACTCCGGAGGAGAACGCCCGGCGGTTGCGGGCCCTGTTCCAGGGCCAGGAGAACGGGCCGCTCCGCATCGCGGTCCTGCTCAACGCTGCCTTCGCCTTGCGGGCCGCGGATCAGGTCGAGGATATCCGCGAAGGCCTGGCGCGGGCGGAGCAGGCGCTGGTGAGCGGAAGGGCTCTGGCGGTTCTGGAGGAATATGTCGCATATACGCGAAGGCTCGCATTGGAGCATTGAGATGTCCGAGCTGGAAAGGATCCTGGCCTGGAAGCGAGAGGAACTGGCCGAGCGGATGCGGAGGCGGCCGCTGGCGACCGTGCGGGCGGAGGCGGAAGCGGCCCCGCCCGCCCGGGATTTCGCCGCGGTCCTCCTCCGGCGCGGGGATCGACCGGCGCTGATCGCGGAGATCAAGCGGGCCTCTCCCTCGCGGGGACCTATTGCCCCCACCGTTGATCCGGTGGCCCTGGCCCGGGTTTACATCCAGGCCGGGGCTTCGGCCCTCTCGGTGCTCACGGACCCGCGGTTCTTCCACGGGGAACTGGCCCACCTGCAGGCGATCCGTCGGGCGTTCTCTGAAGTTCCCATTCTGCGCAAGGACTTCACCCTGGACCCCTATCACGTGTATGAGGCCCGGGCAGCGGGGGCGGATGCGGTGCTCCTGATCGTGGCCGCACTGGAGCCTGCGCAGCTGATCGATCTGATCGCGCTGTCGGCGTCCCTGGGGATGACGGCCCTCGTGGAAGTCCATCGGGAGGAGGAGCTGGAACAGGCTCTGAAAGCCGGGGCCCGGGTGGTCGGGATCAATCATCGCGATCTGCGCACCCTTCAGGTGGATCGAACCGTATCCGCCCGGTTGCGCCCCCGGATCCCCTCCGAGGTCCGGACCGTTGCCGAGAGCGGGCTGCGGTCCCCGGAGGATGTGCGGGAGATGGCTGCCCTGGGCTACGATGCCGTGCTGATCGGGGAAGCGCTGGTGGAGGCGGGCGTGAGTCCGAACGGTTTCGATTTCGAAGCGGTGGCCCGGCGTGTTCGATGGCTGATCGAAGGGGGAAGCGCGCCCTTGCCTTCCTCCGCAAGCCGTTGTCCTGCGAACCGAGGGAGCCACGGATGGGGTTTGTGAAGATCTGCGGGATCACCGGTCTGGAGGATGCGCGGATGGCGATCGAGGCGGGGGCGGATGCCCTGGGCTTCGTGCTGTATCCGAAAAGCCCCCGCTTCATCCCTCCCGAGCGGGCGGCTGCGATCGCCGCGGTTGTCCGCCGCGAAGCTCCCCATATCCGGCTGGTGGGGGTGTTCGTCAACGAACCGATCTCCCGGGTGCGATGGCTGATGGCGCGCATCGGTCTGGATTGGGCCCAGCTCCATGGGGAGGAGACCCCGGAGATCGTGGCCGCCCTGGCCGATCGCGCGTATAAGGTCCTGCGCCTGCGGATCCGATCTTCCGATGGGATCCCGATGGATCTCCCGGATCCGGAACGTTACCGGAGCCGGCTGCCCGACGGGCCGACGCTGGGGGTGGACGCCTGGCATCCGACCGCGTATGGGGGAACCGGTCAGCGGGCGGACTGGGCGGTCGCGGCGGCATGGGCGCGGACCCATCGGTTGCTCCTCAGCGGGGGGCTGACCCCCGAGAATGTCGTGGACGCGATTGTCCAGGTCCGCCCGTGGGGAGTGGATGTATCATCCGGCGTGGAACGGGAACCCGGGCGGAAGGATCCGGAGAAAGTGGGAGCCTTTGTCGCCCGCGCCCGCAAGGCCTTTCAGGAGGTGCTCCCCGATGGCGGATCACGCTTTGCGGAATGAGGCGGCGGACTGCCCGATCGGGACGTGGGGGAGCGATCCGACCTCCTCCGGTCCAGACCGCGCAGATCCAAGCCGGGTTCCTTACTTAACTTAACTTAATCCAGCGCGGAGGTGAGGGCGGATGGCTGTCGCAGCAAGCGTGCGGATTCCATGGGTTCCTCCCCCTGTTCAGGAGCGCCGGGGTTATTTCGGGCCTTACGGCGGACGATATGTTCCGGAGACTCTGATTCCTGCCCTTGAGGAACTGGAGTTGGCATTCCGCGAGGCCGTGGAGGATCCGGAGTTCCAGAGGGAGTTTGAAGGCCTTCTGCGCACCTATGTCGGCCGGCCCACGCCCCTGACGGAGGCCCGACGGCTCGGCGAGGCCGTGGGCGCGCGGATCTTCCTCAAACGGGAGGATCTGGCGCACACAGGGGCTCATAAGATCAACAACGCCCTGGGCCAGGCCCTGCTGGCGAAGCGCCTGGGCAAGCGGCGGGTGGTGGCGGAGACCGGGGCAGGCCAGCACGGAGTGGCCACAGCCACGGCCTGTGCCCTCCTCGGCCTGGAGTGCGTGATCTACATGGGAACAGCCGATATGGCCCGCCAGCGGCCGAACGTGTTCCGGATGCAATTGCTCGGCGCGGAGGTGCGCCCGGTGGATGTCGGTTCGCGGACGCTGAAGGATGCCATCAACGAAGCCATCCGGGACTGGGTGACCAACGTGCACATCACCCATTATCTGCTGGGCTCCGCCACGGGGCCCCATCCGTATCCCCTGATCGTCCGCACCTTTCAATCGGTGATCGGCGTCGAAGCCCGTGCGCAGATGCTGAATCAGTTCGGGCGGCTGCCCGATGTGGCGGTGGCATGCGTGGGCGGGGGGAGCAACGCCATCGGCCTCTTCGCCGCTTTCCTCGAGGATCCGGTGGAGCTGGTGGGGGTGGAAGCGGGCGGCGAGGGGATCCCCACGGGCCGCCATGCCGCCCGCTTCGCCGACGGCGACCGGGGCCGCGTGGGGGTTCTCCACGGAGCTCGCACCTACGTGTTGCAGGATCCGTGGGGGCAGATCCTGGATACCCACTCGATCTCCGCCGGCCTGGATTACCCGGCGGTCGGCCCAGAGCATGCCTGGTTGCGGGATCGAAATCGGGTCCGTTACACGGCGGTCACCGATGCGGAGGCGCTGGACGCCTTTCAGGCGCTGGCGCGGCTGGAGGGGATCCTCCCCGCCCTGGAATCCGCCCACGCGGTGGCGGAGGCCATGCGCCTCGCCCGGGCGCGGCCGGGCCGCTGGATCCTGGTGAACCTCTCCGGGCGGGGGGATAAGGACCTGGAGACGGTGGCGGGGGCGCTGGGAAATGGGGAGGTGATGGGGAAGCCCGGACGCTCGGGGTGAAGCCCGCAAAGGGGAGGGACGGACATGAACGGAATCGAAGCGGTGCGGGAAGCGTTCCGCCGGGCCCGGGCGCAGGGACGTCCGGCGCTGATCTTTTACTGGCCGGTGGGCTACCCGGACCTTGAGGCCTCGATTCGGATCGTGGCTGCTCTGGCGGACGCCGGTGCCGATCTCATCGAGCTGGGCCTGCCGTTCTCCGACCCCCTGGCCGATGGCCCGGTGATCCAGCGGGCCACACAGCGCGCCCTGGAGCGCGGGGTGCGCACCCCTCACATCCTGGAGGCGGCCGCCCGGCTGCGGGCCATGGGAGTCCAGCGGCCCCTGTGCCTGATGACCTATATCAACCCGGTCATGGCTTGGGGGATCCCACGTTTCCTGACGGAGGCGGCTCAGGCGGGGATCCACGGGCTGATCGTGCCGGATCTCCCCCTTGAGGAGGCGGAGGAGCTCCAGGTCGCGGCCGGCGCGGCGGGTCTGGCCTGGGTGCCCCTGGCGGCGCCCACCACGCCGGATGAGCGGCTGGCCCGGATCGCGGCGACCGCCACGGGCTTCCTCTATCTGGTTTCCGTGACGGGGATCACGGGGGCGCGGGATCGTTTGCCGGTCGATGTGGTCGCTCATCTGCGACGGGCTCGCCGGGCTGCGGACGGCGTGCCGGTCGCCCTGGGCTTCGGGATCTCCCGACCGGAGCATGTCCGGGCGCTGGCCCCGGAGGCCGATGGGTTGGTTGTCGGCAGTGCGCTCATCCAGCATGCGGAGGCTTCCGGCTTCGCTCCGGAAGCCCTCCGAACTTTCGCACGGGCGCTCCGGGAAGCCGCCGGGCCTCTCTGAACTTTTTGGAGTGCGGCACCTCGGTGCCGCTTTCCATCTCACAGCCATCCCCGCCGCCGGAAAAAGAAGGCCAGCCCTGCGCTGACCCCGGCCATCATGAGGAGCGCCATCGGATATCCCCATGGCCATTCCAGCTCCGGCATATACCGGAAGTTCATCCCGTAGATCCCGGCGATCAGGGCGTTCGCCATCAGGATGATCGAGGCGATGGTCAGGACTTTCACGATCTCGTTCAGCCGGTTGGACTGAATGGAGAGATAGCTCTCCAGAGCGCCGGAGAGCATATCCCGATACAGATCGATGCTCTCCGTCAATCGCACCAGACGGTCATATAGATCCTGAAAATAGGCCATGTCCTCCGGCCGGAAGATCGGTCGCTCCTGTCGGAGCAGGAGGTTGATCACCTCCCGTTCCGGGGCCACCACGCGGCGTAACTCCAGCAGCGCTTTCCGCATCTGGAAAACCGCCTCGACCAGGCGCCTATCGGATCCCGCGAACAATCGCTCCTCAATCGCCTCCACTTCCTCCGCGATCCGATCCAGGACCGGGAAGTAGCGATCCACGATGGCGTCCAGGAGATCGTAAACGAGGCTCCCAGAGGCGATGGGGTGGGGGAATTCTGGATCACCCCAGCGGGCCATAATCGCCTCTACCTCGGGGATCCGTTGCGGGCGCACCGTGACCAGGTAGCGGGGGCCGATGAAGAGATGAACCGGCCGGAGCATCAGCCCCTTGTTCGGATCGTAGTCCACCGCATAGAAGACCACGAAATAATGATCCGGGTAAACATCCAGCTTTGGCCGCTCCCGGGCCCGGAAGGCATCCTCCAGCGCCAGCGGATGGAAACCCAGCGCCTCCCGGAGCAGCTGCCGATCGGTCTCCGCCGGCGGGCAGAGATCGAGCCACAGGAATCCATCAGCCCGCGCGATGGCTCCCCGGAGCGATTCCAGCGTCACCGGATCCATTCGCTGGGGACCTGGCCAGAGGAAGGCGATCGCCATGGGGGTGCCGCTACACCGATATACGCCGGGATGCGTTGCCGATCACTTCCGCGATAGCCTGCAGCGCACGACCGATATCGGTGTCGTCGATCCAGTAATGGGTCACCGCCCGGAAGCGCCGGGGGCCCCAGCGCAGGATCCGAACCCGATGGTCCGCCAGCGCGCTCAGGAACGCCTCATCCGCCAGCGGAAGACGGGGGTCCAGCTCGAAGATCACGATGTTGGTTTGCACCCGATGGGCCTCGATCCGGATCCCGGGGATCTCCGCCAGTCCCTCGGCGAACCATCGGGCCCGCCGGTGGTCCTCGGCCAGCCGATCCACCATCGTCTCCAGGGCCACCAGCCCGGCGGCGGCGAGCACGCCGGCCTGTCGCATCCCTCCTCCAACCATTTTGCGGATCCGACGGGCTTCCCGGATGAAATCCCGGGGGCCGCAGATCAGGGAGCCCACAGGGGCGCACAGCCCCTTGCTGAGGCAAAACGTCACGGTGTCCGCATGGCGGGCCAGTTCCACCGCGGGGACGCCCAGGGCGACAGCGGCGTTGAAGATCCGCGCGCCATCCACGTGCACCGTCAGGCCGTGGCGATCGGCCAGGGCGCGGACCCGGGCCATATATTCCGGCGTCAGCGCGGCGCCCATGCATCGGTTGTGGGTGTTCTCCAGGGCGATCAGCCGCGTGCGGGGATGATGCACATCCTCTGTCCGGATGGCCGCCTCGATGTCTTCCAGGCGCAGGGTGCCGTCGGGCTGGTTGGGGATCGGGCGGGGATGAATGCCCCCCAGGGCGGCCATCCCCCCGACCTCGGAGAGGAAAGTGTGGGCCTGGTCGCCCACGATCACCTCATCCCCCCGGCCGCAGTGGGTGAGGAGGGAGACCAGGTTGGCCATGGTGCCGCTGGCCACAAAGAGAGCGGCCTCCTTCCCCATCCGTTCGGCGGCGGCTTCCTCCAGGCGCCGCACCGTGGGATCCTCCTCGAACACATCATCCCCCACCTCCGCCCGGGCCATGGCCTCCCGCATGGCCGGTGTGGGATGGGTGACGGTATCGCTGCGTAAATCGATCCAACCGTTCAGCATCGCAGGGCTCCGGGAACGGATCGCCTCATCCGGATGCAGAGGGCCGGGCAGCCCTCGAAGATGGCCTCCGACTCCCAACCTCGTTGATCCTTCCCCTGCCGATGGCATGGATTTTACAGAGATTCACCACAATTCACCTCCCGCAGCTGCAGATAGCTGCCGATCCCTCGATCGGTCGGCGCCCGCACCGGCTCATCCCAGCAGGGGGCCTCGAGGATTGCGCCTGGCGTGATTTCCATAGCCGCTCTCCGGTCGCGCGATCGAGCAGGCTGGAGAACGACAGACGTGCGTCGGCCACCCGGTTAAAAGGCATGAGGCCGCGAGGCTGCCCCCTTGCCGCCTCTGTTCCCAGTTTATGGCGGAGGGCCGTCGCAGGAAAAGAGGGCTAATCGGGAGGGGGGGTGGCGGAAAGACGCAGCCGGCTCTTTCGGATCCACGGATAGCGATCGATGATGTGCTGGCGCATATAGCGCCCCTTCGAGTCCGCCCGCAGGAGTTCCTCGAAGACCTCCCGAGGGACCCCGAAATAGAGATACACGCCTTTGTTGAAGGCGACCTCCAGGATGCCCCGCTCCGCGTCGTAACGAACCGCGCTGATCATACTGGAATCCACGCCGATCCATCCCGAGGGGAGATGCTTCGCCTCCGGGGAGAGCCCTATAGCTTCCAGAAGCGGACGCCATTTCCGCAGCGGGGCGATGGTGAGCACTCCTTCCTCCCCCCGGATCTCCATTCGGATGGATCCCTCAGGCATCCCCTTCCAGCGCAAGCGCAGGGCATCGGTTTCCGGATCGTATTCCACCCATCCCCAGGTTTCCATCCAACCCTCCTGCCTTTTCATGGTTCAGGAGCTACACGGCCGGTCTCTTTCGAAGGCTGGCCTGGCCGCTTTTCTTGAAAGCGCTCACACGCCCCTGATCCCGCGTCGCACCTTCTCCTGCACTTCCCGGTAAAAATCCACCACCCGGCGGGCGATCTCATCCCAGTCATACTGTTGGGCCCGACGGCGGCCCGCTTCCCCCATCGATACGCGAAGGGCTGGATCCCGCAGCACCTGTAAGAGGGCGTCCGCCAGCGCCTCCGGATCCTCCGGGGGGACCAGAAAGCCCTGGACGCCGTTTTCGACCACCTCGTTGTAGCCCGGGATGTCGGTGGCCACAACCGGGACGCCGGCAGCCATCGCCTCCAGGAGCACGATGCCGAAGCTCTCCATGCCGATGGAGGGCGCGCAGAACACCGTGGCCGCTCGATAATAACGGGGCAGCTCCTCATCGGGGACATAGCCGATGAAGCGGACGTTGCGCAGACGCAGGGCCCAGGCCTGGGCGACGTAAGGGGCCTTCTCCGCCCGTCCGAAGGCCCCCACCACCAGCAGGCGGGCCTCCGGGCACCGGGCCTGCACCCGGGCGAAGGCCTCTAGAAGATACCGCAACCCCTTGCGCCGCTCCAGCCGACCCACGAAGAGGATCGTCGGACGGCCGTCCGCGAACGGTTCCGGGGGGCGGAGCGCCGGGTCTGCAAAGCGCGCATAATCGATGCCATTAGGGATCACCACATAGTCCGCTGGGAAGTAGCGCATATGGTATTGCCGGGCGGCCTCGGAGACAGCGATGCATCCATCCAGCCGTTTGAAAAACCGTCGCAGCAGCGGTTTCCCGTAGTAATAAGTCCGGCTGACCTCCCGATAGGCATGAAAGGTGCCCACCGCGATGGCCTCCGGCACCAGATCCCGGTGCCGCAGCACGGCGAGAGGGAGCGCCGGGGCCAGGGGTTCGTGGAGGTGAAGCACATCGTAGGCGCCGGATTGAAGGATCGCTTTGATCCGGCGGTAGAGGCGTGGGGAGAGGGTGATCCGGGCGATGGAGCCGGCGAAAGGAAAAGCAATCACGGAGGCCGAGGCGTTGATGAATCCGTCCCCACTGATTCGCCCGTCCGAGGCGGGGGCAATGATATGGGCCTCATGGCCCAGGCGCTGCAGGCTCTGGGCCAGATGGGCGATGTGATTGTTCACCCCACCGGGCACCGCGAAATCGTAAGGGGATACCAGGGCGATGCGCATCGGTGAGAAGCCCTCGCCGGACCTTAAGGTTTTGAGGCTCGGGGGTTACGCCCCTGGCCTCCTCCTGAAGGCTTCTAAGGCCATCCTGTCTCCCGGAATGGGAGCGCCACTGCTCATGAGCGCCCGAAGGCGATCCTCCAGATCGGCGTGGTCAGCACCCACTGGTCCGGGGCCTCCCGAAGGACCCGGGCGAAGATGTCCAGGACCTGAGCGACCAGCTCCTCCCGGTCCTGCGCGGACTTCCCGGCTGGGTGAAGGGGGGGCCAGATCTGCAGGCGAACCCCCGCTCCCTCCCGCCGGGCGAAGGCGGGGAGCACCGGGACCCCCCGGCGGATGGCCAGTTCGGCGTATCCGTCGGGCAGCCACGCGGGTTCCCCTAAAAAAGAATACACCCGACCGCTCCCCGTGGTATCCCGATCTATCGCCAGCGCGATGATCCCCCCCTGCTGCAGGGTTCGGAATACTTCCCGCAACGCTCCATCGGCGGGGATCAGTCGGAGCCCATAGGCGCTGCGCAGGCGGCAGAGATACCGGAACATGGCCGGAGGACGCACCGGCTCCGCAACCGCCAGGGCCGGGAGCCCGCTGGCCCCCAGGAATTGCAGGCCCCATTCCACGTGGCCGTAATGAGCGCTGACGGCGATCGCTCCTCTTCCGGCTTTCTGGATCTCTTCCAGGTATTCCCATCCTTCAATCTGGATGTGGGGGAACCACCGGGAGGGATGGCGGCGAGGGGCTTGAAAGAGGTCCACATAATTTTGCCAGAGCAGCCGGAAGGCCTTCCGGGCCGCCTGGTGGGCCGTGGGATCCTCCGGTGAAGCCCCCAGGACATGGGCCAGGTTGTCCCGCAGCCCGGCGGCGGAGGGAAGGCGGGGATACCAGAAGTCCGCCAGGCGGATCGCCAGATCATGAGCGGTTCGGGGCGGCAGCGCCTGGGCCACCGCCCCGAGACCCCGGAAAAGTCCATAAACCATCCAGGCGAGGGCTTCAGACCCCACGTCCGGCAATGAAATCCTCCACCATCTGCCGCGCGATGTGATCCGGGAATTGCCGGGGCGGCGACTTCATAAAGTAGGCGGAGGGGCCGATCAGGGCGCCCTTCAGCCCCCGGTCCAGAGCGATCTTCGCGCAGCGCACCGCATCGATCACCACCCCGGCCGAATTCGGGCTGTCCCACACCTCCAGCTTCGCCTCCAGGTGGATCGGCGCCCCGCCGAAGGTGGTCCCCTCGATTCGAATGTAGCACCACTTGCGGTCCTGAAGCCAGGGCACATAGTCGCTGGGGCCGATATGGATGTTCTCCGGCGGCAGCTCGTAAGGGATCAGGCTGGTCACCGCGCTGGTCTTGGAGATCTTCTTGGATTCCAGGCGCTCCCGCTCGAGCATGTTTAGGAAATCTGTGTTCCCCCCGAAGTTCAACTGATAGGTCCGCTCGACTTTCACGCCCCGCTCAATGAACAACTGCATGAGCACCCGGTGCAGGATCGTGGCGCCCACCTGGGATTTCACATCGTCCCCGATGACGGGGAGGCCGGCCTCCTCGAACCGTTGCTGCCAGTAGGGCTCTCGGGCGATGAAGACCGGGATCCCGTTCACGAAAGCGCAACCGGCATCCAGCACCTGTTCCACATACCATTTGGTGGCCTCTTCGCTGCCCACGGGGAGGAAATTCACCACCACATCGGTGCCCGTATCCCTCAGGATCCGCACGATGTTGTCCGTAGGGCCGGGGGCCTTGCGGATGATGCCTGAGAGATACCGGCCGATCCCATCATGGGTCATGCCCCGGTAAACCTTCACCCCCAGTTTCGGGACATCGGCGAACTTCAGGGTGTTGTTGGGCGGGGTGAAGATGGCCTCGGCCAGGTCCTTGCCGACCTTGTTTACGTCGATATCAAAGGCGGCCGTGAACTCGATGTCCCGCACGTGATAGGGGCCCAGCCGCACGTGCATCAGGCCAGGGACAACGGCGTCGTCGGGGACATCGCGGTAATACCACACGCCCTGCACCAGGGCGGAAGCGCAGTTCCCCACGCCGATGATGGCGACACGGACTTTGCGGTCGGCCACGGTTGAACCTCCTGTCCGAATGGTTTTTCCTTCCCTCCGGGACCTCGGGGGTCGCAGAGGGGGGATGTCTGTCCCGCCTTCGCGATCCATGCCCGATGGCGCCAGCCGGGCTCATCCCCTGGGTGTTTCGGGCTTTGATTCATTATTATGGATAGGGTTGCCTGCCCCGGTCCGTGGGCCGCCGGCCATCCGGATCCCTGGCGGGGCTTTCTCCCTCTCCTCCCGGCGGCCCTTCGGGCCATGGGGATCCAGAGAGAGGATGACCTCGATCTCGTCGACGGGAATGCGAGTGAGCATCGGCGGCGGTGCGGCCACAGCCGGTGAGGCGTTCGCCCGGGTTCGCCTCAGAGCGGATGGTTAAGGCCGGATCCTGCGGATCGCCCAGCGGATCCAGGAAACGCCCACACATTGAAGGGCCAGCCCATAGATCCCGGCGCCGAGCAGAACGGCCAGCAACAGCCCGGGCCACCCGTGATCGGTCGCCCACGGCACCATCGGCCCCAGGGCCAGACTCATGGCCAGCGTGGCCACGCCAGCCTGCCCCACCGTCCGTCCCCATTGTCCAGCGTCCAATCCCTCCAGCCGCCGGGCCAGCAACCCCAGCAGGAGGATCCCTTCCAGGGTGGTCGCCACCGTGTTGGCCAGGGCGACCCCGCCGTGACCCAGGGGGCCGATCCAGGCCAGGCTGAGGGCGATGTTCAGCGCCATCGCGCCCACCCCCACCCCTACCGGAGTGCGGGTGTCATGGAGCGCATAGAATGCCCGGGCCAGCAACTCCACGCCGGCGTGGGCCGGCAGGCCCATCGCATAAAACTGGAGGGCCTGGGCAGTCCATTCCGTGGAGGTCCCGCTGAAGGCCCCCCGCTGGAAGAGGACCGCAATCAGGGGCCGGCGCAACAGGATCATCCCCGCGGCGATCGGGAAAGTGATCCCCAGCAGGACCGCCAGGGTCTCCCCCAGGGTCCGGCGGAGCGCTCCGCGCTCTTCCCGAGCGGCCAGCGTGGAGAGCGTCGGGAAGGCGGCGGTGGCCATCGCCTGCGCCAGCACGATCTGGGGTTGCAACATCAGCTGCCAGGCGAGATTCAGAGCCGCCAGATATCCAGGGCCCAGGCCGGAGACCAGGCGGGTGTTGACCAGGAAGTTGACCTGGATCGCGGCCAGGCCCAGCATCCGGGGGATCATCAGGGCGATCACCTCCCGGACATCCGGGTCGCGCCATCCCAGGCGAGGCTGGTAACGTCCATGGACCTGCCACCAGCCCGGCGCCTGGATGAGGAGGTGGAAAAAAGCCCCCAGGACAACCCCCCAGGCCAGCCCGTGCACGCCTCCCCGGGGCGCCAGACACAGGACACCCGCGATGATCCCCAGGTTATACATGATCGGGGCCAGGGCGGTCCAGAGGAACCGCTGATGGGCCTGGAGGATCCCCATCAGGATCCCGCTGATGCCAAACACGGTGGGCGTGATCAGCATAATCCGCATCAGGGAGGCCGTGAGCTGTTGCTGGGGAGGGGGAACCTGGGGGGCCAGAAGAAGCTTCACCAGCCAGGGAGCGGCCAGGCTGGCCAGGATGGAGGATCCTCCCACCCCGAGGGCCACCGTGGTCAGGACTGCGCTGGCGAGCCGCCAGGCGGGTGTTTCCTCCCCTCGAGCCAGATGCGTGGCGAAGACCGGCAGGAAGGCGGAGATCAACGCGCCCCCGGCCATTAAGGTGAACAACAGGTCGGGGATCCGAAAAGCAGCCCAATACGCATCCAGCTCCGGGCTGGTGCCGAAAGCCCCGTAGATCAGGATCTGGCGGAGCAGGCCGAGCAGGCCGTTGACCAGATACGCGGCCATCAACAATGTGGCAGCTCGGGCGATCGTGCGAAGCGGGCTCACCGATGTCTTCCCCCCGCCTTGCGGCTGGCATTCCGGGGGATGGGACGGGCGGTGAAGCCCCTCGTCCTGCCCCCGAACGGGTTCATCCCGGATGGCTGCCCGCGGAGCGTTCCAGCCAGATGGTGACCGGTCCGTCATTGTGGATCTCCACCAGCATATGGGCCCCGAAAACTCCCATCTGGACCGGGATGCCTTCCGCCCGCAGGGACTCGGCGAAGCGTTCAATGAGAGGCCGGGCGTGCTCGGGCGGGGCGGCATGGATCAAGCTGGGGCGCCGCCCCTCGTAAGGATCCGCATACAGCGTGAACTGAGAGACCACCAGGGCTTCTCCTCCCACCTCTTTTAATGAGCGGTTCATCTTTCCGGCTTCATCCTCGAAGATCCGAAGGTGGGCCACTTTCTTCGCCAGCCAGTCCGCCTCCACCGGGGTGTCCGTATGGGTAACCCCCACCAGCAACACCACCCCGGGCCCGATGCGGGCCACGGTTTCTCCCCCCACGTGAACGGCCCCATAGCGAACCCGCTGGATCAGGACGCGCATCGTGTCCTTCTCTCCGGCTAACGTCGTCCGAAGGGAAAGGCCCCCACGCTGGCCAGGGCGATCAGGATCAGGGCCAGGGAGAGGGTGTAAGCGATCAGCATC of Thermoflexus sp. contains these proteins:
- a CDS encoding glycosyltransferase family 4 protein, with the protein product MRIALVSPYDFAVPGGVNNHIAHLAQSLQRLGHEAHIIAPASDGRISGDGFINASASVIAFPFAGSIARITLSPRLYRRIKAILQSGAYDVLHLHEPLAPALPLAVLRHRDLVPEAIAVGTFHAYREVSRTYYYGKPLLRRFFKRLDGCIAVSEAARQYHMRYFPADYVVIPNGIDYARFADPALRPPEPFADGRPTILFVGRLERRKGLRYLLEAFARVQARCPEARLLVVGAFGRAEKAPYVAQAWALRLRNVRFIGYVPDEELPRYYRAATVFCAPSIGMESFGIVLLEAMAAGVPVVATDIPGYNEVVENGVQGFLVPPEDPEALADALLQVLRDPALRVSMGEAGRRRAQQYDWDEIARRVVDFYREVQEKVRRGIRGV
- a CDS encoding lysophospholipid acyltransferase family protein, translated to MGSEALAWMVYGLFRGLGAVAQALPPRTAHDLAIRLADFWYPRLPSAAGLRDNLAHVLGASPEDPTAHQAARKAFRLLWQNYVDLFQAPRRHPSRWFPHIQIEGWEYLEEIQKAGRGAIAVSAHYGHVEWGLQFLGASGLPALAVAEPVRPPAMFRYLCRLRSAYGLRLIPADGALREVFRTLQQGGIIALAIDRDTTGSGRVYSFLGEPAWLPDGYAELAIRRGVPVLPAFARREGAGVRLQIWPPLHPAGKSAQDREELVAQVLDIFARVLREAPDQWVLTTPIWRIAFGRS
- a CDS encoding inositol-3-phosphate synthase, which gives rise to MADRKVRVAIIGVGNCASALVQGVWYYRDVPDDAVVPGLMHVRLGPYHVRDIEFTAAFDIDVNKVGKDLAEAIFTPPNNTLKFADVPKLGVKVYRGMTHDGIGRYLSGIIRKAPGPTDNIVRILRDTGTDVVVNFLPVGSEEATKWYVEQVLDAGCAFVNGIPVFIAREPYWQQRFEEAGLPVIGDDVKSQVGATILHRVLMQLFIERGVKVERTYQLNFGGNTDFLNMLERERLESKKISKTSAVTSLIPYELPPENIHIGPSDYVPWLQDRKWCYIRIEGTTFGGAPIHLEAKLEVWDSPNSAGVVIDAVRCAKIALDRGLKGALIGPSAYFMKSPPRQFPDHIARQMVEDFIAGRGV
- the murJ gene encoding murein biosynthesis integral membrane protein MurJ, which produces MSPLRTIARAATLLMAAYLVNGLLGLLRQILIYGAFGTSPELDAYWAAFRIPDLLFTLMAGGALISAFLPVFATHLARGEETPAWRLASAVLTTVALGVGGSSILASLAAPWLVKLLLAPQVPPPQQQLTASLMRIMLITPTVFGISGILMGILQAHQRFLWTALAPIMYNLGIIAGVLCLAPRGGVHGLAWGVVLGAFFHLLIQAPGWWQVHGRYQPRLGWRDPDVREVIALMIPRMLGLAAIQVNFLVNTRLVSGLGPGYLAALNLAWQLMLQPQIVLAQAMATAAFPTLSTLAAREERGALRRTLGETLAVLLGITFPIAAGMILLRRPLIAVLFQRGAFSGTSTEWTAQALQFYAMGLPAHAGVELLARAFYALHDTRTPVGVGVGAMALNIALSLAWIGPLGHGGVALANTVATTLEGILLLGLLARRLEGLDAGQWGRTVGQAGVATLAMSLALGPMVPWATDHGWPGLLLAVLLGAGIYGLALQCVGVSWIRWAIRRIRP
- the dtd gene encoding D-aminoacyl-tRNA deacylase; protein product: MRVLIQRVRYGAVHVGGETVARIGPGVVLLVGVTHTDTPVEADWLAKKVAHLRIFEDEAGKMNRSLKEVGGEALVVSQFTLYADPYEGRRPSLIHAAPPEHARPLIERFAESLRAEGIPVQMGVFGAHMLVEIHNDGPVTIWLERSAGSHPG